The region CAGAAAGCGCAACTGCGTCAACTTCCCGACGGACTGCGGGAGGGCCGTGAGCTGGTTGAAGCGCAGGTCGAGTTCTGCAAGGGCCACGAGATCACCGAGGCTCTCCGGGAGGGTGACGAGTTGATTGCCTTGCAGCATGACCTTCTCCAGACGCGCGCACCTCCTCAGGGCTTCGGGCAGGTGCTGGAGTTGGTTTTTCATGACGTGCAGCTCTCGAAGCTGGCTGCAATCGCCGAGGGCGTCGGGCAGCGAGGTCAAGGCATTGTTGTATGCGCGGAACTCGACGAGGCTCTCCAGTTCGCCGAGCCACTCGGGCAGGGCCGTGAAGGTGTTGTCCGTGATGTTCAGGTACGCCAGGTGGCTCAGATGCCGAATGGAGGCGGGGAGACGGGTCAGCCGGTTGTTGCTGAGATAAAGGAACTCCAGCTTTGGGAGGGAGGCGAAGACCTCGGGCAGCGCCTCCAGCCGGTTGTGGCCCAGGTCGAGCATGCCCAATTCGGTCAACCGCCCGAGGTCCTCGGAAAGCTCTTCGAGGTGGTTGCCGGACAGGTTGAGCGTGTGCAGCCGCGTGAACTCCCACAGCCAGGCCGGCACATCCGCCAGGTCATTGTCGTACACGCTGAACACTCGGGCGTCCACGCAGCGCCGCAGGGTCTCCGGCAACGCCTTCAGGTGCGAGCTGTTAAGATTAATATGGTCGGTCACGAATTCCGGTTGAGCCTGGAGGGCGGCCAGCAAGTCGTGGCCCCGGTGATGTGGGGTGTGCTGATGCAGGAGTGAGGTCATTGAGGGAGGGGCTGGGGAGGTCGAGCGGGACATGGGCCACTGTACCCGACGGTCGGGAGACGCTGGGCGCAGTTGAGCGGCAGCTCTGGATGACACACGCCGGTCGAGAACCCTTTCGCCACCAAAAGTTTGTTCACGTTCTTGGAGAAAAACAACGTTCGGTGTGAGACTCCTCGGGCTTACGTGGCAAGGCATGGAGGTAGCGCCGTGCAGCCGCGTCGCTTCGCAGT is a window of Deinococcus terrestris DNA encoding:
- a CDS encoding leucine-rich repeat domain-containing protein, whose amino-acid sequence is MTSLLHQHTPHHRGHDLLAALQAQPEFVTDHINLNSSHLKALPETLRRCVDARVFSVYDNDLADVPAWLWEFTRLHTLNLSGNHLEELSEDLGRLTELGMLDLGHNRLEALPEVFASLPKLEFLYLSNNRLTRLPASIRHLSHLAYLNITDNTFTALPEWLGELESLVEFRAYNNALTSLPDALGDCSQLRELHVMKNQLQHLPEALRRCARLEKVMLQGNQLVTLPESLGDLVALAELDLRFNQLTALPQSVGKLTQLRFLDLRANALSTLPEALAFLPNLEKLDVRWNRLTELPPVFERLKARGCLVYA